In bacterium, the genomic window TTGTTCTAATTATAGGTTGCCGGAAATTGCTTGTCAAAAAAAGACCCCGCCTTGCAGCGGGGTTAGGGTAACACCCGCTGACATATTAGCAGGGGTGTTTTTTTTGTCAACCCTTTACTTTCGACCTCTAGTTTATTATAACTAGTCTTTTTTGAGGACAGATGCTATACTGCTCGGGCTTTGAGGACCCAACAAAAATGCTAAAGTTTTTTGGCCAACTACTTGATTCAAACGAACGGGAAATAAAAAAACTTCAACCTATTGTTGAGGCGACTGCTGCTTTTGAGCCAGAACTAAAAAAACTCTCTGCTGCAAAATTAAAGAAGCAAACCGAGGATTTCAAAAAGCGCCTGGAAAAGGGTGAGACTCTTGATGACCTCCTTCCAGAAGCTTTTGCTACTGTCAGAGAAGCCTTCCGTCGCACTCTTGGGGTGCGGCCCTACGACGTCCAAATCATGGGTGGCACAGTCCTCCACCAAGGCAAAATTGCCGAAATGCGCACCGGAGAAGGAAAAACTTTCGTCGCTACTCTACCTCTCTATCTCAACTCTTTGGTTGGTAAAGGCGCTCATCTAGTCACGGTCAACGATTATTTGGCTCGTCGTGACGCTGAATGGGTCGGACCGGTCTTTCACTTGCTGGGAGTAAGCGTTGGCGTCATCAACCATGAAAAATCCTATCTTTATGACCCCAACCCGAAAACCAAAGAAGATGATGCGGCTGAAGTTCATTTGACGGCTGCTCAAGCCGCCTCCCCAGATTTGGAAGGAATCGGTATTGGTCGTTTTTTACGAGAAGTGACTCGCACCCAAGCTTATGGGGCTGACATTACCTACGGAACTAACAATGAATATGGCTTTGATTATCTCCGGGACAACATGGCTGATAGTTTGGACAATTATGTTCAAAGAGGGCATCACTACGCTATCGTCGATGAAGTTGACTCAATTTTGATTGATGAGGCCCGCACCCCTCTGATCATTTCCGCTCCAGCCGAAGAATCGACAGAAAAATACTACGAATTTTCTCGTCTCGTCGATAAACTCACTATCGAAACTGATTTTGTCGTTGATGAAAAAATGCGCACTGCCTCTCTGACTGAAATCGGGATTGCCAAAATCGAAAAGCTTCTGGGAGTCGACAATTTGTATGAAAAAGATTTTGAAACGATCCATCATCTCGAGGAGGCTCTCAAATCCAAAACTCTCTTTTTCCGCGACCGCGACTATGTCGTCAAAGATGGCGAGGTCATCATTGTTGATGAATTTACCGGTCGCATGCTCCCGGGCCGGCGCTACAGTGAAGGCTTGCACCAAGCCATTGAAGCCAAAGAAGGTGTCGAAATTCAGCGGGAGAGCCGCACCTTGGCAACAATTTCTTTCCAAAATTATTTCCGTCTTTATGAAAAACTCGCCGGTATGACCGGTACAGCCACTACCTCGGCGGAAGAGTTTCACAAAGTTTATACACTGGACGTCATCACCGTCCCAACCAACAAACCCATGATTAGAAAAGACCTTCCTGATGCAGTCTACAAAACCACGGCTGCCAAATACGAAGCGATCGTCAAGGACGTCGTAGAGCGACACAAAAAGGGTCAACCGGTGCTGGTAGCAACCATTGATATCAACAAGAACCAACTTCTAAGTGACTTGCTGAAACGAAAAGGTATCCCTCACGAGCTTCTCAATGCAAAATCTATCGCCGAGCAAGATGATCGTGAATCAAAAATCATCGCTTCTGCTGGTCAAAAAGGAGCAGTGACTGTCGCCACCAACATTGCCGGTCGAGGGGTCGATATTAAGCTAGGCGAAGGCGCTGATAAAGCCGGTGGACTGCACATCATTGGCTCAGAACGCCATGACGCTCGGCGCATTGACAACCAACTCCGTGGTCGGTCTGGTCGTCAGGGGGACCCGGGTTCAAGTCAATTTTACGTCAGTTTGCAGGACGATTTGATGAAGCTTTTTGGTGGCGACACGGTCGCCGGTTTGATGAACGCTCTGAAAATTCCCGATGATGTCCCAATCGAAAACCCAGTTGTCTCCAAGTCAATTGAATCGGCTCAAAGTCGCGTCGAAGGCCAGAATTTTGACAGCCGTAAGCGCGTCGTCGAGTATGACGATGTCATGAACAAACAAAGAGAGGTCATTTACTCGCTACGGCGCGAAATCCTCGAACTGGGAGACCCGAACAACGAGAATAAGGAAGAGGCTGAAAAAAAGCTGCGCGAAATGGTCTTTCCAAAAATTGAAGAAGAAATCGAGGTTCTCGTCGACACTTCCTTGGCCGAAACCAAAATTGATCTGGATATTAATCATCTGACGGCCGAATACTTCACGATTCTTCCTTTTGACGAAGCTTCACAGAAAGAAGTTTTGGAAGAAGTCGGGAAAAAGAAGAGTAGTCCTGAAGAAGTAAAAGACTATCTGAAAGGCCTGGCGAAAAAGGTTTATGAAACTCGCGAGGCTGCTTTGGGAAGAGAAGTTTCGCGGCAAATCGAAAAACTAGTTTTGATCTCGGTCATCGATACTCTCTGGATCAATCACTTGGAGGATATTGATGATTTGCGTGAAGGTATTGGTTTGCGTGGTTATGCCCAGCGCGACCCGCTTGTCGAATACAAAGCTGAAGCCTACAAACTTTTTGAGGATCTCATGGACGCGATCGACTACGAAACTGTCCACCGTATTTTCAAAGTTCAAGTCCAAACCCAACCCACTCCTCCAGCGGTCCAAACCACGATGACGACTTCTTCCGGGGCTGCCACAGAGTCTCATGCTGGCCACAACCACCCAGTGGCTGAAGCGGTTCTAGTAGGGGATAAAATCGGCCGCAATGATCCCTGTCCTTGTGGTAGTGGTCTTAAGTACAAAAAATGTGGGCTTGTAAATAGCCCAACACATCAAGAAAATATGGCTAAAGCCTAAAACGCCATTAATTTCTCTAAATTATAGGACTAAAAATTAGACTGTTTATAACTTATGACGTCCACAAGGAGTCTCAAGACTCTTACTCGTTTATCAAATAGTATCCCAGTCCATCAAAGCTTAATACCAACTAGCTAACAGCCTACTTGACAGCGAATTGTTGTTTGTTAATATACTTATATATTAAGTATCTAACATAACTTCGTATGTCGACAAGAGACCAACTCATTGAAGAAATTCTGCATAGCCTCCACGCTATTCGTAATCATATTAAGGCAAAGGCTGTTCATTTGGGGCATCAAAATCATATTACCCACTCCCAATGGTTTATTTTGAAAACTATCGAACACTATAAAAGCGTAAGTATCAAAGATATAGCGGAAACACTAGGGATGTCTTCAAGTGCTGCAACTCAGCTTGTGGACGGTCTTGTGCAAGCGGGTTTTGTGATAAGACAAGAAAACCCCAATGACCGCCGATTGGTACGGTTGGAGCTTTCGCCAAAAGGCAAGAGGCATATCGCTGCTACGAAAGAAAATCGCATAACCGAAATGGCACAAGTTTTTGACGCATTGAACGATAAGGAACTTGCGGGATACCTGAAATTGCAGAAGAAAATTCTATCAAAATTTTTGCACAAAAAATCTTAACTCAAATAAAACAATGCGATTACTAGGACTAAAATGAACACTTTTCTTCAGTATATCGGGAGATATTTTAGATCTATGCATTATGTCACCATTGTTGTTCTACTGGTGGTAGCACTTGTTGCAAATACCGGCCGTGGATTTCCTGTAAATTTGGCTGTGGCCGTTCTTGTGGCACCCGTCCTGGATGTTGCTATAAAACGCTTTTGGCTGAAAAAGAAACCAACTCTACCCTTATCAGCAATCATTACGGGCTTGATAATCGGCACTGTATCAGTAAATGCACCCGTTTCTGGAGTTCTTATTGCCACATTTCTGGCGATAGGTTCTAAATTCATCATTAGGTGGAACGATTTACACATCTTCAATCCAGCTGTGTTTGGCGTGGTTATTGCACAAGTCTTTAACCCAGCCGCTCACGGTGCCGTTACCCATGGTTCATCCCAGGTAGTAGAAGGTTTTGGGGTAGGAGGTTTTACTGTAACTCTCTGGCTCGTGCCGCTTTTGATATTTGCGAACTGGCGGGCAAGAAAACTGTGGACTTCAATCCCATTTCTGACTGCAACAGCATTGCTTTTCTACTTCACAAGACTCGCAAGTCTCAATTCATTCAATACTCAAGGTGTAATGGGATTTCTTGAAGTCCTGCCCTATTATTTTGCATTCATTATTGTTTCAGAACCGAAGACTTCGCCTAGTGCTAAGAAAGAGCAGGTCTTGTTTGGACTGGCAATCGCAGTTTTTTCCGTTTTGCCTCTAATTGTTTTGGGTTCCTATTCCCACCTCGGAGCACTTGCAGCAGTGCTTCTTGGAAATTTAATTTATGTGGCTTATCGCACCAGGAAGATAACTAAATCCTTACAAAAATAATTAACTCCTCGGTAGTACAATTAAACAACAATACCATAGTGATTGAACAAAACTCTTGTGAAGCGACTGCTATGGGGTTTCATTCTGAGGCTATCAGTCTCACCCATTGAACCTATGGGTGGGCCATTATGTAAGCACTTCAAAAAATGTTGTCTTGTAAATATACCGGCACATCAAGAAAATATTGCTAAGGCAAAAGACCGGGTTTAGGACAAGATTGACTAGCTTATTTTTTTGTATTATTCTATATATAGATGAAAATCGCTGCCCTGCTCATCTCCTTTCTTATTTTTATCGGCTCTATTACTATTGTTAACGCAGCTGATACCGGAACAGTTGCTGCCACTGTCACTCCTCAAAGCATTTCTGTAACTGTTACAGATGGTTCAGTCGCCTATGGAACCGTTGATCTTAGTAGTACCCAAGCTACTACTTCTGGTGGTTTAGATGATACTCAGGTAGCAACCAACAACGGAAATGTAGCTGAAGACTTCAATATCACAAGTACAAATGCAACTGGGGGAACAGCCTGGACTCTAGCTAGTACTATCGGTACTGATCAATATAAGCATTCTTTTTGTACCGCCGGTGGCGGCAGTCCAGATCCATGTGACAGCACTCCAACCTGGACAGCAATAACAACTGCCGGGTCTTATCAGTCTCTTTCAACAAATGTCGCTGCGAGCGGTACAACAAGATTTGACCTCCAACTCAGCACCCCAAGCTCAGTTGCTGACTATGTTCAGAAATCTATCACGGTAACTGTCCAAGCAGTCGCTAACTAAGAAATCTCACCACTTTCATTTTCTTTTTGACTTCTGCTATAGTAGCAGCACTTTATGGGAAAGCTCTGCTTTTTTTTCGTTTTGCTTGTTTTTTTTCTTGCTGTTCCAAAGGCTGCTCTTTCTGATATTGGGGTTGGAGTTGGAACTGGAAAAATAGTTTTGAATGAAAAACTAAAACCCGGAGCTACCTACAAACTTCCACCGTTGACGGTCTTTAATACCGGCACCGTGACCGCCACTTATAAGATCAGACCAGCGTTCAACGAAAAACAATCTCAAAAAAAACCAAAAGCCTCATGGTTCTCATTTTCACCAGAAAAAATTAGTATTAATCCGAAAAAATCAGAAGTAGTAACAGCGAGACTTTCTCTGCCTTTATCGGCTCCACCGGGAGATTATTTTGTCTATTTAGAAGCCGTTCCTGATCAAACAGTCCAAAAAGGTACTACCTCTGTGGGAGTAGCTGCCGCTACAAAACTTTATTTCACGGTGGTCCCAGCCAACTTTCTGATGGCTCTTCTTTATCGAATAATATCAATCTATCAGCAATTTGCACCTTGGAGCTATCTGCTAACCCTACTTGTAGTATCGATAACGCTAATCATAGTGCTGAGGAGAGTCATTATAAGACTTCTCCTCACAATCGCAAGGCTGCTAGAAAAGATATGACCGAATTAAAGTCGCGACTAATAAAAAATGCCAAAGCCTTCCACAGGGACTTTATGAGAAATTTCTGTTTGATTCTTACCATTTTTTTCTTTTTTCTATTCGTAGCCGCGCTTCCTACTGTAGCTGACGTAGGCGTAGGCGTGGGCACTGGAAAGATCAATGTCACTGAGAAACTCAAGCCGGGTGCTAGTTACACTCTTCCACCAATGACCGTCTTTAATACCGGCACCGTGACCGCCACTTATAAGATCAGACCAGCGTTCAACGAAACTCAACCGCAGAAAAAACCGGATGCGAGTTGGTTTTCCTTTTCCCCTGAAAATTTTACTCTTACAACCAAAGACTCCCAAAGAGTCACACCAAGACTTTCTCTTCCTTTGAGAACACCCCCGGGTGATTATTTTGTCTATCTAGAAGCTGTACCCGACAAGACAGTTCAGAAAGGTGACACCTCTGTGGGAGTAGCTGCCGCCACCAAACTTTACTTTACTGTTGTACCAGCAAACCTCTTCATGGCCATCCTCTACTGGATTATCTCTTTTTATCAAAACTATGCTCCTTTCAGCTACATTCTTACTGCTCTTTTTGTCTTTGGTGTCCTGACAACTATCTTTAGAAAATACTTTAACTTTTCATTCAGGATTCAAAAGAAAGGCAGAGGCAGCTAAAGATGAAGATCCACAATTTTTACTTAATCTTGCTTTTCACAAGCTTCTTCTTTTTGCTCGCTAGCTTCATCCCAAAAAAGGTCTTGGCCAACAATACAGTCACCGCTACTGTCCAAATTCGGCCTCCAGCAAAATCAAGTGTCGAGCTGCCTGGATCAAAATTAGACGAGAAGACCTTTGTTTCCCACGAAACCGGTTTATTAAACAAAAGCGGCTGGAAAAGCTCTATCTTGCAATACGGTCAACTATCACCAGAGGCACTTGAAGTGAGGAAGCAAACTATTTATCTAAAATCGTTGTTGAACTACTTCATCGCTGGCCCTTAACATACGGTCTAATACTAGCCTTTACTTAATTTGACTAAACATGATAAACCCTTTTCTTAACTCAAAAAAATCGTTTTTAAAAAGATTTATTGTTTTTCTTTTAATTTTATTCTGGTTATTGTCCGGTTGGCCACCCCTTTGGCAAAATCCCAGCTTCCCACCAAAAATTGGTTTTGTCCAAGCTAGTACTCTGACCAAAACGTTTACTTTTGATGCAGATACCGAAAGTTGGACCGCCACTGCCTGTGGAGCTGCCGGAGCAACTTGCGCTTGGCAATCCAGTGCTGGTAGCCCAGCCAATGGAAGTTTGGAAGAGCCGGAAACCAGAAAAAACAAAAGTGGAACCTGGACTTGGGAACTTTCTGGAATTTCGTGGGAGAGCCTTGGCGTACCGACAGGTAGTGTTGTAACTGTCGTTGATGGTTCCTACAACCACACCATGGCTACTTGTACGAATTGTAACACTACCGGAGGAAATACATCCGGCACTTTATCGATCCGCGACTCAGGAGATACCACAACAGTCACTACTCTGGAAACAGAAGTTTCTTACACTGGCGCTACTAGTTGGGCGGCTCGTAATGCTTCTGGTGCCCAGTCCATCGGTGCTTCTTACCAAGCAAGTTCAACCGGCATTATTCTGCGTCTTTCCGGTAGTATCCAAACCAACAATGTTAACGGTGCGGCCGCTGTGATAAGACAAGACCAAATCTCCATGGTAATCACCTACACCACTCCAGTGATCTCCGTTTCTATCAGTGACGGCTCTACCGCTTACGGAACCTTGGCAGTAAATACCAACGAAGATACCACCTCCTCGGGCTTAAACGATACCCAGGTAGCAACCAACGACGGTGACGCTGCCGAAGATTTCAATATCAAAGGACAATCTAGTGCTGCTTGGACTCTTGGTGCTAGCGCCGGTAGTGAACAGTATGTCCATTCTTTCTGTACTTCGGGGACTGGTAGTCCAGATCCCTGTGACAGTAGTCCGACTTGGACAACCCTAACTACAGGTTATACAACTTTGGCCAGTAATATTGCTACTAGCGGTACTCAACGCTTCGACCTGAAAATTACGACACCTACATCTACCACCGCCACCACCCAACAAAGCGTCAATGTGACAATACAGGCAGTTCTCCACTAATTCAGCTATATCACGAGCACTTCAAGAAGTGTGGTCTTACCGACTCACCCCAACACCAGGAAAACCTGGTTAAAGCCCAAACATAACTGCTTTTCCACAAAAACAATCTAAAAATGGTCTCTGACGTGCTGGAGTGAGTATTCCATTGAGGCATCAGTTTTTTTGTGCGGGTTGAAAATGTTCTCGGGATCAAAAATATTTTTCACCTCTTTGAAAAAGTTGAACATTTTCTCTCCATACATTTTTTGCAAATATGGTCCTCTTATCAAACCATCGTTGTGTTCGGCCGAAATAGAGCCTTTGTATTCAAGAACAAGATCGTAAACTTCATTTGCGACAATGGGAATTTTTTCTTTTTCGCCAGCTAGAGCTAGGTTCATCAGGGGGATAACGTGAAAATTTCCATCTCCCA contains:
- a CDS encoding RnfABCDGE type electron transport complex subunit D: MHYVTIVVLLVVALVANTGRGFPVNLAVAVLVAPVLDVAIKRFWLKKKPTLPLSAIITGLIIGTVSVNAPVSGVLIATFLAIGSKFIIRWNDLHIFNPAVFGVVIAQVFNPAAHGAVTHGSSQVVEGFGVGGFTVTLWLVPLLIFANWRARKLWTSIPFLTATALLFYFTRLASLNSFNTQGVMGFLEVLPYYFAFIIVSEPKTSPSAKKEQVLFGLAIAVFSVLPLIVLGSYSHLGALAAVLLGNLIYVAYRTRKITKSLQK
- the secA gene encoding preprotein translocase subunit SecA codes for the protein MLKFFGQLLDSNEREIKKLQPIVEATAAFEPELKKLSAAKLKKQTEDFKKRLEKGETLDDLLPEAFATVREAFRRTLGVRPYDVQIMGGTVLHQGKIAEMRTGEGKTFVATLPLYLNSLVGKGAHLVTVNDYLARRDAEWVGPVFHLLGVSVGVINHEKSYLYDPNPKTKEDDAAEVHLTAAQAASPDLEGIGIGRFLREVTRTQAYGADITYGTNNEYGFDYLRDNMADSLDNYVQRGHHYAIVDEVDSILIDEARTPLIISAPAEESTEKYYEFSRLVDKLTIETDFVVDEKMRTASLTEIGIAKIEKLLGVDNLYEKDFETIHHLEEALKSKTLFFRDRDYVVKDGEVIIVDEFTGRMLPGRRYSEGLHQAIEAKEGVEIQRESRTLATISFQNYFRLYEKLAGMTGTATTSAEEFHKVYTLDVITVPTNKPMIRKDLPDAVYKTTAAKYEAIVKDVVERHKKGQPVLVATIDINKNQLLSDLLKRKGIPHELLNAKSIAEQDDRESKIIASAGQKGAVTVATNIAGRGVDIKLGEGADKAGGLHIIGSERHDARRIDNQLRGRSGRQGDPGSSQFYVSLQDDLMKLFGGDTVAGLMNALKIPDDVPIENPVVSKSIESAQSRVEGQNFDSRKRVVEYDDVMNKQREVIYSLRREILELGDPNNENKEEAEKKLREMVFPKIEEEIEVLVDTSLAETKIDLDINHLTAEYFTILPFDEASQKEVLEEVGKKKSSPEEVKDYLKGLAKKVYETREAALGREVSRQIEKLVLISVIDTLWINHLEDIDDLREGIGLRGYAQRDPLVEYKAEAYKLFEDLMDAIDYETVHRIFKVQVQTQPTPPAVQTTMTTSSGAATESHAGHNHPVAEAVLVGDKIGRNDPCPCGSGLKYKKCGLVNSPTHQENMAKA
- a CDS encoding MarR family transcriptional regulator codes for the protein MSTRDQLIEEILHSLHAIRNHIKAKAVHLGHQNHITHSQWFILKTIEHYKSVSIKDIAETLGMSSSAATQLVDGLVQAGFVIRQENPNDRRLVRLELSPKGKRHIAATKENRITEMAQVFDALNDKELAGYLKLQKKILSKFLHKKS